One window of Halichondria panicea chromosome 7, odHalPani1.1, whole genome shotgun sequence genomic DNA carries:
- the LOC135338505 gene encoding splicing factor 3B subunit 4-like isoform X4 produces the protein MASLRGRRLKVLWGKAQTTPSLGVKGQQTLAPVPGLPAAPPPLPFDPFGLSSKATPPPPPGGFPPPPRPPQISHVLGSRPPHVSQLLGPPPPPPGFPPPAGGYYPPPPSRGFPPLGPRPPTLHYPSQSPLHLGAKK, from the exons gTCGCAGACTCAAGGTGTTGTGGGGAAAGGcccagaccaccccctccctgGGGGTCAAGGGTCAACAGACGCTAGCCCCTGTACCAGGACTACCAGCAG CCCCGCCTCCTTTGCCCTTTGACCCCTTTGGCCTGAGCTCCAAGGCGactccccctcctcctcctGGGGGATTTCCCCCACCACCACGCCCACCACAAATATCACATGTACTGGGATCCCGCCCACCACACGTGTCACAACTACTcggaccaccaccaccgccacCAG GATTCCCTCCTCCTGCTGGCGGGTACTacccaccaccaccatcgAGGGGATTTCCCCCACTagggccacgcccacctacGCTCCACTATCCCTCTCAGAGTCCACTCCATCTCGGGGCAAAGAAATAA